A portion of the Pedobacter cryoconitis genome contains these proteins:
- a CDS encoding ABC transporter permease, producing MKTIFIISGRTWKTAFENKATIALTLILGLTLGLATLIGWQNFNTQNSQRLKYKEIVRQKWLSKPDKHPHRMAHYGYLVFRDKHELSFFDFGIESFAGVSIFLEAHKQNTVNFSEAGFSNGMLRFGELSVAMVLQLLVPLLIFFLGYNSISAEREAGTLKILLCQGVKWHELLFGKVLGIIFISFTLFIPVILMTIILWAALSNWQVSADSSLRLFLLIAAYCLYFMICAGVAVLVSAFHQTSKAALTSLLVLWVFFTLVMPRITQAVGVKIYPSPAKIEFMAAIEADLQKEGDSHNPDDPHYAKFKADVLKKYKVDEVVKLPFNYGGYVMAEGERISAEIYSRHQKELNKTFENQNSFAVAASYLNPFLAIKNLSMALTASDFKTYVDFQDQAEAYRYQLAQHMNKLQMENISNEKLGEKEKAASISHTHWAEQPDFQYRFKTVNWVITNQLGTILSILLWFTAVLIMLAISSKWIKTL from the coding sequence ATGAAAACAATATTTATAATTTCCGGCCGGACATGGAAAACCGCCTTTGAAAACAAAGCAACTATCGCCCTCACACTAATTTTGGGGCTGACCTTAGGGCTGGCAACTTTAATTGGCTGGCAAAATTTCAATACACAGAACAGTCAGCGTTTAAAATATAAAGAAATAGTCAGGCAAAAGTGGTTATCAAAGCCCGATAAACACCCGCATAGAATGGCACATTATGGCTATCTGGTATTCAGGGATAAACATGAACTGAGTTTTTTTGATTTTGGCATTGAAAGTTTTGCTGGTGTATCTATTTTTCTGGAAGCTCACAAACAAAATACAGTTAATTTTTCTGAAGCCGGCTTTTCAAATGGGATGCTCCGTTTTGGTGAACTCAGCGTTGCGATGGTGTTACAATTACTTGTCCCCCTGCTGATCTTCTTTTTAGGTTATAACAGCATCTCTGCAGAGCGGGAAGCAGGTACACTCAAAATATTACTATGTCAGGGTGTAAAATGGCATGAACTGCTATTTGGCAAGGTCCTGGGAATTATTTTTATAAGTTTCACGTTATTTATTCCGGTTATTTTAATGACCATTATTTTATGGGCAGCATTGAGCAACTGGCAGGTATCGGCAGACTCCAGTCTTCGTTTATTTCTGTTGATAGCAGCATATTGCCTTTATTTTATGATCTGTGCAGGAGTTGCTGTGCTGGTATCAGCCTTTCACCAAACATCCAAAGCAGCTTTAACCAGTTTACTGGTTTTGTGGGTATTCTTCACCTTGGTGATGCCAAGGATTACACAGGCTGTTGGTGTTAAGATCTATCCTTCACCGGCCAAAATTGAATTTATGGCAGCTATAGAGGCCGATTTGCAAAAAGAAGGTGACAGCCACAATCCCGATGATCCGCATTATGCAAAATTCAAGGCCGACGTACTGAAGAAATATAAGGTGGATGAGGTAGTAAAACTTCCATTTAATTATGGCGGTTATGTGATGGCTGAAGGAGAAAGAATTTCGGCTGAAATTTACAGCAGGCACCAGAAAGAATTGAACAAGACCTTTGAAAATCAAAACAGCTTTGCGGTTGCAGCGAGTTATTTGAATCCTTTCCTCGCGATAAAAAATCTATCTATGGCACTTACAGCTTCAGATTTCAAAACCTATGTTGATTTTCAGGATCAGGCGGAAGCTTATCGTTATCAGCTTGCCCAGCATATGAATAAGCTTCAAATGGAGAACATCAGCAATGAAAAGCTTGGAGAAAAAGAAAAAGCAGCAAGTATCAGCCATACGCATTGGGCGGAGCAACCGGATTTTCAATATCGCTTTAAAACTGTAAACTGGGTAATTACAAATCAGCTGGGTACCATTCTTTCTATTTTATTATGGTTTACAGCTGTATTAATAATGCTGGCAATTTCATCAAAATGGATCAAAACCTTATAA